From the genome of Candidatus Electrothrix communis, one region includes:
- a CDS encoding KpsF/GutQ family sugar-phosphate isomerase, giving the protein MTLEQAQEVLTLEAEGITAVRDALGEEFVQAVDLIMACPSRLVISGIGKSGLVGQKISATLNSTGTPSFFLHPVEAMHGDLGMVSSTDIVLAISYSGETSELNLLLESLKNRAVQIIAMTGNSHSTLAHAAAVTLNVSVPREACPLGLAPTTSTTATLALGDALAVALLRRKRFREEDFRRNHPGGSLGERLKVAVREVMLTGDKVPLIRQEETLELAVAELNKKNIGAVLVAEGSSKLCGIITDGDLRRHLLEERWLGGGSGEFDGSGEGRKQITEVMTPHPITISGDLMAADALSLMQGKDITVLAVVGEGNKVEGILHLHDLLGKGEFRFLI; this is encoded by the coding sequence ATGACCCTGGAACAGGCACAGGAAGTGCTAACACTGGAGGCCGAGGGGATTACCGCTGTCCGAGATGCATTGGGCGAAGAGTTTGTTCAGGCTGTGGATTTGATTATGGCCTGCCCGAGTCGGCTGGTGATCAGTGGGATTGGCAAGTCCGGGCTGGTGGGTCAGAAAATTTCCGCCACCCTCAATTCAACCGGCACCCCGTCATTTTTTCTCCATCCGGTGGAGGCTATGCATGGGGATTTGGGCATGGTTAGTTCCACTGATATTGTTTTGGCAATTTCGTACTCTGGTGAAACATCTGAGCTGAATTTATTACTGGAAAGCCTGAAAAATCGTGCGGTGCAGATCATCGCCATGACCGGGAATAGTCATTCCACCCTTGCTCATGCTGCTGCGGTCACCCTAAACGTTTCGGTGCCTCGGGAAGCCTGCCCGCTCGGTCTTGCTCCGACCACCTCAACAACCGCTACCCTTGCCCTTGGGGATGCCTTGGCTGTTGCTCTTCTTCGGCGTAAGCGGTTTCGGGAAGAAGATTTTCGCAGAAATCATCCCGGCGGGAGCTTGGGAGAGCGATTAAAAGTCGCTGTGCGGGAGGTCATGCTGACCGGTGATAAGGTTCCTTTGATCAGGCAAGAAGAGACTTTGGAACTGGCTGTGGCCGAGCTGAACAAGAAGAATATAGGGGCGGTATTGGTGGCTGAGGGCTCCAGTAAACTCTGCGGAATTATTACTGATGGTGATCTAAGACGCCATTTGCTTGAGGAAAGATGGCTGGGCGGAGGATCTGGCGAGTTTGATGGATCCGGTGAGGGCAGGAAGCAGATAACCGAGGTGATGACCCCGCATCCCATTACCATTTCCGGCGATCTCATGGCCGCTGACGCCCTCAGCCTCATGCAGGGTAAGGATATTACCGTCCTGGCAGTGGTTGGCGAAGGTAATAAGGTGGAGGGGATTCTTCATCTTCACGACTTGTTGGGTAAAGGCGAGTTTCGTTTTCTGATTTGA
- the wecB gene encoding UDP-N-acetylglucosamine 2-epimerase (non-hydrolyzing) produces the protein MKVLTIFGTRPEAIKMAPVIHALAAVPEFTVKVCVTAQHRQMLDQVLELFSIRTDYDLDVMQDNQDLFNLSSRILIGLREVLQREKPDFVLVQGDTTTCFIGSLAAFYLRIPVGHIEAGLRTADIYAPFPEEANRAMTSRLAALHFAPTEQSCHNLYNEGIAKDTVHLTGNTVIDALLWVRQQTGTEINPEPFGPAGPLVQAGRPYVLITGHRRENFGDGFQNICEAIAVLADRHPKIGFIYPVHLNPNVQQPVNALLGKKKNIHLISPLDYAPFVQAMGQARLILTDSGGVQEEAPSLGKPVLVMRESTERPEAVEMGTVRLVGTNKELIIRETERLLTDEEAYQSMASKSNPYGDGQAAARIVQVLKTFRADHSSHSSSPS, from the coding sequence ATGAAGGTCCTTACCATCTTTGGAACCAGACCGGAGGCCATCAAAATGGCCCCGGTCATCCACGCCCTTGCTGCTGTGCCTGAATTTACGGTCAAGGTCTGCGTCACGGCCCAACATCGTCAGATGCTGGACCAGGTACTGGAGCTTTTTTCCATCAGGACGGACTATGATCTCGACGTCATGCAGGATAATCAGGATCTCTTCAATCTGAGCTCGCGGATTCTTATCGGCTTACGCGAAGTCCTGCAACGGGAAAAACCGGATTTTGTTCTTGTCCAGGGAGACACTACCACCTGCTTTATCGGCAGCTTGGCCGCTTTTTATCTCCGAATCCCTGTCGGTCATATAGAGGCAGGCCTGCGCACAGCTGATATTTATGCCCCGTTCCCGGAAGAGGCTAATCGGGCCATGACCTCGCGACTGGCAGCGCTCCATTTCGCTCCCACAGAACAGTCCTGCCACAACCTGTATAATGAGGGCATTGCAAAAGACACTGTCCACCTGACCGGTAATACCGTCATCGACGCTCTGCTCTGGGTAAGGCAGCAAACAGGCACGGAAATCAACCCTGAACCCTTTGGCCCGGCAGGTCCTCTTGTCCAGGCGGGACGGCCTTATGTTCTGATCACCGGTCATCGCCGGGAAAACTTCGGCGACGGTTTTCAAAATATCTGCGAGGCCATTGCGGTGCTGGCGGATAGGCATCCAAAAATCGGTTTTATTTACCCTGTTCATTTGAACCCCAATGTTCAGCAACCGGTGAATGCCCTGCTCGGGAAGAAAAAGAATATCCATCTGATCTCACCGCTTGATTACGCTCCCTTTGTCCAGGCAATGGGGCAGGCCCGCCTAATCCTGACCGACTCGGGCGGAGTACAGGAAGAGGCCCCCTCGCTGGGTAAACCGGTTTTGGTCATGCGGGAGAGCACGGAACGGCCCGAGGCTGTAGAGATGGGCACGGTCCGTCTGGTCGGAACTAATAAGGAACTGATCATCCGGGAAACAGAACGTCTTCTCACCGATGAAGAGGCCTATCAGAGCATGGCCAGCAAGAGCAATCCCTACGGTGATGGTCAGGCCGCAGCACGCATTGTACAGGTCCTCAAGACATTTCGAGCAGACCACAGCAGCCACAGCTCTAGCCCTTCCTGA
- a CDS encoding ubiquitin-conjugating enzyme E2 yields MASETDQLARDFEEVNKLLTNYPQIQVVQTEGNPPATYEVEYQLTGLTRQADGNIGQTSRHLLRINLPFGYPHFPPTVKPLTPLFHPDIDPDAVRIASYWQQSPSLAKLVLHMGEMICAKNYNVEEPFNQEAADWYSEHSSEFPLDEIQQDEENFEVGDFPLEEGSDLGLSLEIEDPKENTDEQLEEIQHHIDRNEVVTAGKLLTALSLSSPEAKRLEKIVSSTLAKRDKLFQELEDLENEDQFTEAYEVFKNIQAIAIDTPALSDVGQRLQQSQAMLDAFSQPTPTANKQPPPPPTKDKGDTKKKKTAEKTPKKTKEKAPRKQRSSRPPIDIPLKPILTGLVLLAAVGGCTLLYTNDMDKVIEAERNWIEIKYRPSTTPDQFKQKRIQAEKLLVSLRSVYVPGIGKKVLETEIHNYLNSPDFEKGETGDVEYKGSPLPAPVIKKLEPIDNITDKADSAARKEKFTDALILYQEALSLAETAKPGALEPHAKITNPELDKRIQVIQKKINAFQAQAGQKKKFKERNEAEKRYQEVIAFFQKLKKNKSNPSDPQDMNVTGDQWGECAKKLHNAEKLLDEYPEINSPERQEELRTLLAYSRLYQELEMARQAYEEGAFETAINEYKNALHLLKKERTALDAIYNDAVLKVGQTVVMLNVSLKMREAVEAENQNNLSSSVRHYKEILRIIRTSKVDRGDNLKKIEQYIHSKIQEQSLAAAKSSNQEWWKKNYERIFKKNFPSSRNAPLSNPKIYFIKVQNGRLLYTIRCTEKKGIKLTLELNYQYDMGTGKWSPYHGKL; encoded by the coding sequence ATGGCCTCAGAAACAGATCAACTTGCGCGTGATTTCGAGGAAGTCAATAAGCTCCTGACCAACTACCCGCAAATACAGGTGGTGCAAACCGAAGGAAACCCGCCTGCCACCTACGAGGTGGAATACCAACTCACTGGCCTGACACGCCAAGCAGACGGCAATATTGGCCAAACTTCCCGCCACCTGTTACGTATCAATCTCCCGTTTGGTTATCCCCATTTCCCTCCGACGGTCAAACCACTGACCCCTCTTTTTCACCCAGACATTGATCCAGATGCGGTTCGTATTGCTTCGTACTGGCAACAAAGCCCTTCACTGGCTAAGCTTGTACTCCATATGGGAGAGATGATCTGTGCAAAGAACTATAATGTGGAAGAACCGTTCAATCAGGAAGCCGCAGACTGGTATAGCGAACATTCGAGCGAATTCCCTCTGGATGAAATCCAACAAGACGAGGAAAATTTTGAGGTTGGCGATTTCCCTCTGGAAGAAGGCAGCGATCTTGGCCTGAGCTTGGAGATAGAGGATCCAAAAGAGAATACTGACGAGCAATTAGAAGAAATCCAACATCATATTGACAGGAATGAGGTCGTTACTGCCGGAAAACTCCTCACAGCTCTCTCCTTATCTTCTCCTGAAGCGAAACGCTTAGAAAAGATCGTTTCCTCTACTCTTGCCAAAAGAGATAAACTCTTCCAGGAACTAGAGGATCTGGAAAACGAGGACCAGTTCACTGAAGCCTATGAAGTTTTTAAAAATATACAAGCAATTGCTATAGACACACCTGCTCTGTCCGATGTAGGACAACGTTTACAGCAATCCCAAGCTATGCTGGATGCCTTTTCCCAGCCCACCCCAACAGCAAATAAGCAGCCTCCCCCGCCACCAACAAAGGACAAGGGGGACACAAAAAAGAAAAAAACAGCAGAAAAAACTCCTAAAAAGACCAAAGAAAAAGCCCCGAGAAAACAAAGGTCCAGCAGACCTCCGATTGATATCCCCCTTAAACCGATCTTGACAGGGCTCGTCCTGCTGGCAGCAGTAGGCGGTTGTACTCTCTTGTACACCAATGATATGGATAAAGTGATAGAGGCGGAACGCAATTGGATTGAGATCAAGTACCGACCCAGCACGACTCCTGACCAGTTCAAACAAAAAAGAATCCAGGCAGAAAAGCTTCTGGTCAGCCTGAGGTCTGTTTATGTTCCAGGTATTGGAAAAAAGGTGTTGGAAACAGAGATACACAACTATCTCAACTCTCCTGATTTCGAGAAAGGAGAAACCGGTGATGTGGAATACAAAGGAAGCCCTCTCCCGGCACCGGTCATAAAAAAACTCGAACCTATTGACAATATAACAGATAAAGCTGACAGTGCTGCCCGAAAGGAAAAATTTACAGATGCCCTAATCTTGTATCAGGAGGCGCTTTCTCTCGCTGAAACTGCAAAACCTGGAGCTTTGGAACCGCACGCTAAAATAACAAACCCGGAACTGGACAAACGGATCCAGGTAATTCAGAAAAAAATTAATGCGTTCCAAGCACAAGCAGGACAGAAAAAGAAGTTCAAGGAACGCAACGAGGCTGAAAAAAGATATCAAGAGGTTATAGCTTTCTTTCAAAAATTGAAAAAAAATAAAAGCAATCCCTCAGACCCACAAGATATGAATGTTACCGGTGATCAGTGGGGCGAATGTGCTAAAAAATTACATAATGCCGAAAAGCTGCTCGATGAATACCCAGAAATCAACTCACCGGAACGACAGGAGGAGCTACGAACCCTTCTCGCCTATTCACGTCTCTACCAAGAACTTGAAATGGCACGTCAAGCCTATGAAGAAGGAGCGTTTGAGACGGCAATAAACGAGTACAAAAATGCTCTGCACCTGCTGAAAAAGGAGCGCACGGCTCTCGACGCAATATATAACGATGCCGTTCTTAAGGTGGGACAAACCGTTGTTATGCTGAACGTCAGCCTCAAAATGAGAGAAGCGGTTGAAGCGGAAAACCAAAACAATTTAAGCAGCTCCGTAAGGCATTACAAGGAGATCTTACGCATCATCCGCACCTCTAAAGTGGACAGAGGTGATAATCTCAAAAAAATAGAGCAATACATCCACTCCAAGATTCAAGAGCAAAGCCTTGCGGCGGCAAAGAGTAGCAATCAGGAATGGTGGAAAAAGAACTATGAGAGAATCTTCAAAAAGAATTTCCCCTCTTCCCGCAATGCACCGCTAAGTAACCCAAAAATTTATTTTATAAAGGTCCAAAATGGTCGTTTGCTGTACACTATACGATGCACGGAGAAGAAAGGCATTAAACTGACCTTAGAACTGAACTACCAATATGACATGGGAACAGGCAAGTGGAGTCCTTACCACGGAAAATTATGA
- a CDS encoding YhdH/YhfP family quinone oxidoreductase has product MSEEEAKEIRNISMEQKKFKALVVREDEEQQFHRTLEERTVAELPPGEVLIRVCFSSLNYKDALSASGNHGVTKAYPHTPGIDAAGVVAASATNQFSEGDEVICMGYDLGMNTSGGFAEYISVPSDWVLSKPAGLSLYEAMQIGTAGFTAAQCVERLISLGVRPDQGPVLVTGATGGVGSTAVALLGKLGFQVTAVTGKESEHAFLKALGAVKVLTRKQATGRAGAALLRERWAGVVDTVGGELLAGAVKATRYGGAVACCGNAASGDLPLTVYPFILRGVCLVGIDSASCPMVRREEIWQDLADGWRLSMLDGLTTRISLEQLDQYIEAMLAGKTTGRIVVDLGGIAE; this is encoded by the coding sequence ATGAGTGAAGAAGAGGCGAAAGAGATAAGGAATATATCTATGGAACAGAAAAAATTTAAGGCCTTGGTGGTTCGTGAAGATGAAGAGCAGCAATTTCATCGCACCCTGGAGGAACGCACGGTTGCTGAGCTTCCACCTGGTGAGGTACTCATTCGAGTTTGTTTTTCATCCCTGAATTATAAAGACGCCCTGTCTGCCAGCGGCAATCACGGGGTGACAAAGGCCTATCCGCATACGCCGGGTATTGATGCCGCAGGGGTGGTGGCTGCCTCGGCAACTAATCAGTTTAGCGAGGGAGATGAGGTCATCTGTATGGGGTATGATCTCGGTATGAATACCTCGGGCGGATTTGCTGAATATATCTCTGTTCCCAGTGACTGGGTGTTGTCCAAACCCGCTGGGCTGTCTTTGTACGAGGCCATGCAGATTGGCACAGCCGGTTTTACCGCAGCCCAATGCGTGGAACGTTTGATTTCCTTGGGCGTTCGCCCGGATCAGGGGCCTGTATTGGTGACCGGTGCAACCGGCGGTGTCGGTTCCACAGCTGTTGCTCTGCTGGGTAAGCTTGGTTTTCAGGTTACAGCAGTAACCGGCAAGGAAAGTGAACATGCCTTTTTAAAGGCATTGGGCGCTGTAAAGGTTCTTACGAGAAAACAGGCTACCGGTCGTGCCGGTGCAGCTTTATTGAGAGAACGGTGGGCCGGTGTGGTTGATACGGTCGGTGGCGAGCTCTTGGCCGGTGCTGTGAAAGCAACTCGATATGGAGGGGCTGTGGCCTGTTGCGGTAATGCCGCCTCGGGTGATCTCCCGCTGACAGTTTATCCTTTTATTCTGCGAGGAGTCTGCTTGGTCGGGATTGATTCCGCCAGCTGTCCTATGGTGCGCAGAGAAGAGATCTGGCAGGACCTTGCCGATGGTTGGCGTCTGAGCATGCTGGACGGACTGACCACCCGTATTTCTCTTGAGCAGCTGGATCAATATATTGAGGCCATGCTTGCTGGCAAAACAACAGGTCGAATTGTGGTTGATCTCGGAGGAATAGCAGAATGA
- a CDS encoding DnaJ C-terminal domain-containing protein → MEYYKILGVEKTASAAEIKKSYRKLALKYHPDKNPDNKEAEDKFKQISEAYAVLSDEKKRQEYDTYGSAGFQQRYSQEDIFRGFDINDIFNQFSGRGGGRSSFRFSNQGGGGGNPFDFFSQAAGGAQGGGCGGGGCRPQPVKGQDQTYELAITLEDVLNGGEKNISLRRDGGNQNIAVKIPKGIESGKRLRLSGKGAPSPSGGPPGDLYLKVTVQPHGSFTRDGDNLITEKKVPFSQACLGTAVEISSLDGRKFKLKVPAGVQQEAKLRIKGHGLPSGPIGAPGDIYVKIFVEIPKQLTEEQEEAIKKLAELGL, encoded by the coding sequence ATGGAATACTATAAAATTCTCGGTGTTGAAAAAACAGCATCCGCAGCTGAAATAAAAAAATCCTACCGTAAACTGGCCTTGAAATATCATCCGGACAAAAACCCGGACAACAAGGAGGCCGAGGATAAATTCAAGCAAATCAGCGAGGCCTATGCTGTTCTTTCTGACGAAAAGAAACGACAGGAATACGACACCTACGGATCAGCCGGATTTCAGCAGCGTTATTCCCAGGAAGACATCTTCCGTGGGTTTGATATCAATGATATTTTTAATCAGTTCAGCGGGAGAGGAGGAGGCCGGTCCTCCTTCCGCTTCAGTAATCAGGGCGGCGGTGGCGGCAATCCCTTTGACTTTTTCAGTCAGGCTGCCGGAGGAGCTCAGGGCGGTGGATGCGGTGGCGGCGGATGCCGTCCCCAGCCAGTCAAAGGTCAGGACCAAACCTATGAACTGGCTATCACCCTTGAGGATGTTCTCAACGGCGGAGAAAAAAATATCAGCCTGCGCCGGGATGGCGGCAACCAGAATATTGCGGTCAAAATCCCCAAAGGGATTGAATCCGGGAAACGCCTGCGCCTGTCCGGCAAAGGAGCGCCCTCTCCTTCTGGAGGACCTCCTGGTGACCTCTATCTCAAAGTGACTGTTCAGCCCCACGGAAGTTTCACCCGTGACGGCGACAATCTGATCACAGAAAAGAAAGTGCCTTTCAGCCAGGCCTGTTTGGGTACGGCAGTAGAAATCTCCTCGCTGGACGGACGAAAATTCAAGCTGAAGGTACCTGCCGGGGTGCAGCAGGAAGCCAAACTGCGTATCAAGGGGCATGGCCTGCCGTCGGGTCCCATAGGGGCCCCGGGAGACATCTATGTTAAAATCTTTGTCGAGATCCCCAAGCAGTTGACCGAGGAGCAGGAAGAAGCTATCAAAAAGCTTGCTGAATTAGGATTATAA
- a CDS encoding single-stranded DNA-binding protein — MLNKAMLIGNLGADPELRYTQSGVAVASFNVATTRRWKDREGQQQEETEWHKIVAWQRLGEICNEYLHKGSKVYVEGRLQTRKWQDQSGNDRYTTEIIASDVQFLTPRGEGGGGYSGGGGGGGGYDPGPAGGGSSNPPAGSGYDDFAGGQSSGQAGGGTGSDVPF, encoded by the coding sequence ATGTTAAATAAAGCGATGTTGATAGGCAACCTCGGAGCTGATCCCGAACTGCGGTACACCCAAAGCGGGGTAGCAGTGGCAAGCTTTAATGTCGCCACGACCAGACGCTGGAAAGACAGAGAAGGCCAACAACAGGAAGAAACAGAATGGCATAAAATCGTTGCCTGGCAACGTCTCGGAGAAATCTGCAACGAATACCTCCATAAAGGGTCAAAAGTCTATGTGGAAGGGAGACTCCAGACCAGAAAATGGCAAGACCAGAGCGGTAATGATCGCTACACAACAGAAATTATTGCCTCGGATGTACAATTTCTTACCCCGCGTGGCGAAGGAGGGGGAGGTTATAGCGGTGGTGGCGGTGGCGGAGGAGGATACGATCCAGGTCCTGCTGGCGGTGGCAGCAGCAATCCTCCAGCAGGCTCAGGCTATGACGACTTTGCTGGCGGCCAATCCAGCGGTCAGGCAGGCGGAGGTACCGGGAGCGACGTTCCGTTCTAA
- a CDS encoding 3-isopropylmalate dehydratase large subunit produces MGQTIAEKIFAAHLRDSPTPENMVLDIDVIMCHEITTPIAIMDLVDKGMDRVIDPTRIKAVIDHVTPAKDSKTATQAKIMREWARRHEIKDFFDVGRNGVCHALFPEKGFIRPGNTVIMGDSHTCTHGAFGAFAAGVGTTDLEVGILKGVCAFRKPKSMKIEVTGTLPAGVYAKDVILKIIKQLTVNGATDMVIEFCGPAVEQMNMSSRMTLCNMSVEAGATSGLCLPDKVTAEYLWPFIQEDYASIEAAVEDFSTWHSDPDAEYAKTMTLDVSDLRPQVTYDYKPDKVKDIDELVGTKIDQVYIGSCTNGRIEDIRAAASILRGRTVADTVRGILTPATPAIYSQALDEGLIKIFMDAGFCVLNPTCGACLGMSSGVLAEGESCASTTNRNFNGRMGKGGMVHLMSPLSAAAAAVTGEITDPAQFIN; encoded by the coding sequence ATGGGACAAACCATAGCTGAAAAAATTTTCGCAGCCCATCTGCGTGATTCCCCCACACCGGAAAACATGGTCCTTGATATCGATGTGATCATGTGCCATGAAATAACCACCCCCATCGCCATTATGGATCTGGTGGACAAGGGTATGGACCGGGTGATTGATCCGACCCGAATCAAGGCGGTTATTGATCATGTAACTCCGGCCAAGGATTCCAAGACGGCTACCCAGGCCAAGATCATGCGCGAGTGGGCTAGGCGTCATGAGATTAAGGATTTCTTTGACGTGGGCCGCAACGGAGTTTGCCATGCCCTCTTTCCGGAAAAAGGCTTTATCCGGCCGGGCAACACCGTCATCATGGGTGATTCCCATACCTGTACCCACGGGGCCTTTGGGGCCTTTGCCGCAGGTGTTGGCACCACGGATCTGGAGGTCGGGATTCTCAAGGGCGTTTGCGCCTTTCGGAAGCCGAAATCCATGAAGATCGAAGTCACCGGCACCCTGCCCGCTGGTGTGTATGCCAAGGATGTGATTCTCAAAATCATCAAGCAGCTCACCGTAAACGGGGCTACTGATATGGTTATAGAATTCTGCGGTCCAGCCGTGGAGCAGATGAACATGTCCTCCCGGATGACCCTCTGTAATATGTCGGTGGAAGCCGGGGCGACCTCCGGGCTCTGCCTGCCGGATAAGGTGACAGCCGAATACCTCTGGCCCTTTATTCAAGAGGATTACGCCTCAATAGAGGCGGCTGTGGAGGATTTCAGCACATGGCATTCTGATCCTGATGCTGAATATGCTAAGACCATGACGCTTGATGTGTCTGACCTGCGTCCTCAGGTGACCTATGATTATAAGCCGGATAAGGTCAAGGATATTGATGAGCTGGTCGGTACCAAGATTGATCAGGTCTATATCGGCTCCTGTACCAACGGTCGCATCGAAGATATTCGGGCGGCGGCCTCTATCCTGCGGGGACGCACTGTTGCCGACACGGTACGCGGTATCCTGACTCCGGCCACCCCGGCGATTTACTCCCAGGCCCTGGACGAAGGATTGATCAAGATCTTCATGGATGCGGGCTTTTGCGTGCTCAACCCCACCTGCGGTGCCTGCCTCGGTATGAGCAGCGGCGTGCTGGCTGAGGGCGAATCCTGCGCCTCGACCACCAACCGGAACTTCAACGGGCGTATGGGCAAAGGCGGCATGGTGCATCTAATGAGCCCCTTGTCTGCCGCAGCAGCAGCGGTCACCGGAGAGATCACAGATCCTGCCCAGTTTATCAATTAG
- a CDS encoding biotin--[acetyl-CoA-carboxylase] ligase, with protein sequence MLEHLYHYFPTIDSTNTLAVNMAEQGAEHGTVIHADRQTGGRGRGGRQFESPAGGLYFSLILRPALDVSVLPLITLAAGTCLCASIREIAAVPVMMKWPNDLYLHERKLAGILTESGPIRRGRADFVVIGVGLNVTTTPEQFSSELRRKSISLAACSIDSVDSTGPTSCPQVDTLLPLLVKALHRASERLGEDREQLLAQWRAFDYLRGRQLHYVRHDKEIPATGIGLAEDGQYIILDCQGIEHRVTAGDLNPVRPVS encoded by the coding sequence ATGCTGGAACATCTTTATCATTATTTTCCGACCATTGATTCCACCAATACCCTTGCCGTTAACATGGCGGAACAGGGTGCGGAACATGGCACTGTCATTCATGCGGATAGGCAGACCGGCGGGAGGGGGCGAGGCGGACGACAATTCGAGTCCCCTGCCGGAGGTCTTTATTTTTCCTTGATTCTTCGTCCTGCGCTTGATGTCAGCGTTCTGCCGCTCATCACTCTGGCTGCCGGGACATGCCTCTGTGCGAGTATCCGGGAAATCGCTGCCGTGCCTGTCATGATGAAGTGGCCCAATGATCTCTATCTCCACGAGCGAAAGCTTGCCGGGATCCTCACAGAATCAGGACCCATTCGGAGAGGACGGGCGGACTTTGTTGTTATCGGGGTTGGGCTCAATGTGACCACAACGCCGGAACAGTTTTCATCGGAACTGCGTCGAAAAAGCATTTCCCTGGCTGCTTGCTCTATTGATTCTGTTGATTCTACCGGGCCTACTTCTTGTCCGCAGGTGGACACCTTGCTTCCTTTGCTTGTCAAGGCGTTGCACAGGGCCAGTGAGCGACTGGGTGAAGATAGGGAGCAGTTGCTCGCCCAGTGGCGTGCATTTGATTATCTCCGAGGCAGGCAGTTGCACTATGTTCGGCATGACAAAGAAATCCCGGCAACCGGGATAGGCCTTGCCGAGGACGGACAATATATTATACTTGATTGCCAAGGGATTGAGCATCGGGTAACAGCCGGTGACTTGAATCCTGTCAGGCCGGTATCATGA
- a CDS encoding CooT family nickel-binding protein: MCQLNVVMEREGKQETLMEAITGLEVTEQGVVLRTYFEEPMTIDNASIKSIDFIGGSVVLASNPSDKSSGKI; this comes from the coding sequence ATGTGTCAGTTGAATGTGGTGATGGAGCGAGAAGGAAAGCAGGAGACCCTGATGGAAGCTATCACGGGCCTGGAGGTTACTGAACAGGGGGTTGTCCTCCGTACCTATTTTGAAGAGCCCATGACGATCGACAATGCCTCTATTAAGAGCATTGATTTTATCGGAGGTTCCGTGGTGCTGGCATCAAACCCCTCCGATAAAAGCTCAGGGAAGATTTGA
- the leuD gene encoding 3-isopropylmalate dehydratase small subunit, producing MKEFGGSAFFIDRDDINTDEIIPAKYLTEITKRALQPHLLEDLFLDGKEFDTQSEDFQQASVLVTRSNFGCGSSREHAVWALEVNDINVVIGESFARIFRQNMFNCGILAVELSKADIDQLFALAGDGIKIGIELEKDTIVAENGQGEKAECNFSMNPFDKELVAAGGWLAYADQKY from the coding sequence ATGAAAGAATTCGGCGGTTCAGCCTTTTTTATAGATAGAGACGATATTAATACGGACGAGATTATTCCGGCCAAATACCTGACTGAGATCACCAAGCGGGCCTTACAGCCTCATCTGCTGGAGGATTTGTTCCTTGATGGGAAGGAGTTCGACACCCAGTCAGAGGATTTTCAACAGGCCTCTGTGCTGGTGACCCGGTCCAATTTCGGCTGCGGTTCCTCCCGCGAGCACGCGGTCTGGGCCTTGGAGGTCAATGACATCAACGTGGTCATCGGTGAAAGCTTTGCCCGTATTTTTCGTCAGAATATGTTCAACTGCGGCATCCTGGCGGTGGAGCTTTCCAAAGCGGATATTGATCAGCTTTTCGCCCTTGCTGGCGATGGGATCAAAATTGGCATTGAGCTGGAAAAAGATACCATAGTTGCAGAGAACGGTCAGGGGGAGAAGGCGGAGTGCAACTTTTCCATGAATCCCTTTGATAAGGAGCTGGTGGCTGCTGGTGGTTGGCTGGCCTATGCGGATCAAAAATACTGA
- a CDS encoding L-threonylcarbamoyladenylate synthase — protein sequence MMDYAGLFDDPEERKITLFGGSFWKNMAKHIEINPDNPQPRLISTVLDTLRRGGVVCYPTDTMYGIGCDIFNQKAVKRIHQVKSRPKHKPFSFMCSSLKNISEYAHVGNAAYRLMRKHLPGPYTLVLPGSKLVPKIMLTKQKTVGIRVPESPICLAVIEAFGNPLLNTSALRDDHDEPVVDAFDVEKLFGNDVDLIIDGGEVYPNPSTVISLISEQPEILREGKGDITPFL from the coding sequence ATGATGGATTATGCAGGCTTGTTTGATGATCCTGAAGAACGCAAGATTACTTTATTCGGTGGGAGTTTCTGGAAAAACATGGCGAAACATATTGAGATCAATCCCGATAATCCCCAGCCCCGTCTTATCAGTACCGTGCTTGATACGCTGAGAAGAGGAGGGGTTGTCTGCTATCCCACTGATACTATGTACGGTATCGGCTGTGATATCTTTAATCAAAAAGCGGTCAAGCGGATTCATCAGGTTAAAAGTCGTCCCAAGCATAAACCCTTCTCCTTCATGTGCTCATCGTTGAAGAATATCAGTGAATATGCTCATGTGGGCAATGCCGCCTATCGATTAATGCGTAAACATCTGCCCGGCCCCTATACCTTAGTTCTGCCCGGCTCCAAGTTGGTACCGAAAATTATGCTGACCAAGCAGAAAACGGTTGGTATCCGAGTACCGGAATCGCCCATCTGTCTTGCCGTGATTGAGGCGTTCGGTAATCCGCTGCTCAATACCAGTGCGCTGCGGGATGATCATGATGAGCCGGTCGTTGATGCTTTTGATGTTGAAAAGCTCTTTGGAAACGATGTGGATTTGATTATTGATGGTGGCGAGGTGTATCCCAACCCGTCAACCGTCATTTCTCTGATTTCCGAACAGCCGGAAATTCTTCGTGAAGGCAAAGGTGATATTACACCTTTTTTGTAG